A window from Brucella sp. BE17 encodes these proteins:
- the fghA gene encoding S-formylglutathione hydrolase encodes METISTAKGFGGTQGVYRHKSETNQCDMTFALFLPPQAQDGPVPVLWYLSGLTCTHQNVMDKGEYRQMAAELGIAVICPDTSPRGDDVPDEPDNWQFGKGAGFYVDATQPPFAKNYQMYSYITEELTELVASEFPLDMERQAITGHSMGGHGALTIALKNPDRFKSASAFAPIVQPSTAGWSKPALEKYLGPEERAWRIYDAVNLIEDGYRFPEFLVDQGAADGFLEEGLRPWLLESACRQAEIPLTLNMHEGYDHSYFFISTFMGEHLKWHGERLKR; translated from the coding sequence ATGGAAACCATCTCCACCGCAAAAGGTTTTGGCGGAACGCAGGGCGTCTATCGCCATAAAAGCGAAACCAACCAGTGCGACATGACCTTTGCACTTTTCCTGCCGCCGCAGGCGCAAGATGGTCCAGTGCCAGTGCTGTGGTATCTTTCCGGCCTAACCTGCACGCACCAGAACGTGATGGATAAGGGTGAATATCGGCAAATGGCAGCAGAACTTGGAATTGCCGTCATTTGCCCGGATACCAGCCCGCGCGGTGACGACGTGCCTGACGAGCCGGATAACTGGCAGTTCGGCAAAGGCGCGGGCTTTTATGTCGATGCGACACAGCCGCCTTTTGCCAAAAATTATCAGATGTATAGCTACATCACAGAAGAACTGACCGAACTGGTGGCGAGCGAGTTTCCGCTCGACATGGAGCGACAGGCCATCACCGGTCACTCCATGGGTGGGCATGGCGCACTGACCATTGCGCTCAAAAATCCGGACCGCTTCAAATCAGCATCAGCTTTCGCACCTATCGTGCAACCCTCGACCGCTGGATGGTCAAAACCGGCGCTGGAAAAATATCTCGGTCCCGAAGAGCGGGCATGGCGCATCTATGATGCAGTCAACCTCATCGAGGATGGCTATCGTTTCCCGGAATTTCTGGTCGATCAGGGCGCAGCCGACGGGTTTTTGGAGGAAGGCCTGCGCCCGTGGCTTTTGGAATCAGCCTGCAGACAAGCCGAGATTCCGCTGACGCTGAACATGCACGAAGGCTATGACCATTCCTATTTCTTCATCTCAACCTTTATGGGAGAGCATCTGAAGTGGCATGGTGAGCGGTTGAAGCGCTGA
- a CDS encoding GNAT family N-acetyltransferase: protein MREKTFVSCWDAFDDLTPRALYEILKLRVDVFVVEQKCPYPEIDGKDFNAFQLRILDGEELAASLRVLPPETEGKPAKIGRVVVHADYRGFKLGQQLMREAIAFAQEQFPGLAIELGGQSHLQKFYGSFGFVVISEEYLEDGIPHVDMRLAPSKAA, encoded by the coding sequence ATGAGGGAAAAAACCTTCGTCTCTTGCTGGGATGCATTCGACGATCTGACGCCGCGCGCACTTTATGAAATCCTCAAACTGCGCGTGGATGTCTTCGTGGTCGAACAAAAATGCCCCTACCCCGAGATCGACGGCAAGGATTTCAACGCCTTTCAGCTGCGTATTCTGGATGGAGAGGAACTTGCGGCGAGCTTGCGGGTTCTTCCTCCTGAGACCGAAGGCAAACCGGCGAAAATCGGCCGCGTCGTGGTTCACGCCGATTATCGCGGCTTTAAGCTCGGCCAGCAGCTGATGCGCGAAGCCATCGCCTTTGCGCAAGAACAGTTTCCGGGCCTTGCCATCGAACTTGGCGGGCAGAGCCATTTGCAGAAATTCTATGGCTCTTTCGGTTTCGTGGTCATTTCGGAAGAATATCTCGAAGACGGTATCCCGCATGTCGATATGCGGCTTGCCCCTTCGAAAGCAGCATAG
- a CDS encoding S-(hydroxymethyl)glutathione dehydrogenase/class III alcohol dehydrogenase codes for MKSRAAVAWEANKPLTIETVEIGGPRAGEVLVEIMATGVCHTDAYTLSGLDSEGKFPAILGHEGAGIVREVGAGVTSVKPGDHVIPLYTPECRQCKTCLSQRSNLCTSIRSTQGQGLMPDNTTRFSCDGGDVFHYMGCSTFSNFTVLPEIAVAKVREDAPFDKICYIGCGVTTGIGAVIYTAKVRPGSNVVVFGLGGIGLNVIQGARMVGADKIIGVDINPSKVEMAKKFGMTDFVNPREIGNDKVVQAIQDLTDGGADYSFDATGNTDVMRQALECCHRGWGESIIIGVAEAGKEISTRPFQLVTGRVWKGTAFGGARGRTDVPKIVDWYMDGKINIDDLITHTMPLDEINTAFDLMHEGKSIRSVVVY; via the coding sequence ATGAAATCACGTGCAGCCGTTGCATGGGAAGCCAACAAGCCGCTGACCATTGAAACCGTCGAGATCGGCGGACCTCGGGCGGGCGAAGTGCTGGTCGAGATCATGGCGACCGGTGTATGCCATACAGATGCCTACACACTTTCGGGCCTTGATTCGGAAGGAAAATTTCCGGCGATTCTCGGTCATGAGGGTGCTGGCATCGTGCGCGAAGTGGGCGCGGGCGTGACCTCTGTCAAGCCGGGCGATCACGTCATTCCGCTCTACACGCCGGAATGCCGCCAGTGCAAGACGTGCCTTTCGCAACGCTCGAACCTCTGCACCTCCATCCGCTCGACGCAAGGGCAAGGCCTCATGCCCGACAACACCACGCGCTTTTCCTGTGACGGCGGCGATGTGTTCCATTATATGGGTTGCTCGACCTTTTCCAATTTCACCGTATTGCCGGAAATTGCCGTGGCCAAGGTGCGCGAAGACGCGCCGTTCGACAAGATCTGCTATATCGGCTGCGGTGTTACCACGGGCATCGGTGCGGTAATTTATACCGCCAAAGTCCGTCCGGGCTCCAATGTGGTGGTATTCGGGCTTGGTGGCATCGGGCTCAATGTCATTCAGGGTGCACGTATGGTTGGCGCCGACAAGATCATCGGCGTCGATATCAATCCGTCCAAGGTTGAAATGGCCAAAAAATTCGGCATGACCGATTTCGTCAATCCGCGTGAGATCGGCAATGACAAGGTAGTGCAGGCGATACAGGATCTGACCGATGGCGGGGCCGATTATTCCTTCGACGCCACCGGCAATACCGATGTCATGCGTCAGGCGCTCGAATGCTGCCATCGCGGCTGGGGTGAATCGATCATCATCGGCGTTGCGGAAGCTGGCAAGGAAATTTCCACACGCCCGTTCCAGCTCGTCACCGGACGCGTATGGAAAGGCACGGCATTCGGCGGCGCACGCGGGCGGACGGATGTGCCGAAAATCGTCGACTGGTATATGGATGGCAAGATCAATATCGATGATCTCATCACCCACACCATGCCGCTCGACGAAATCAACACGGCTTTCGATCTCATGCATGAAGGCAAGTCGATCCGTTCGGTGGTGGTTTACTAA
- a CDS encoding metal/formaldehyde-sensitive transcriptional repressor, whose product MPHSPEDKKRALTRLKRIKGQAEALERAVESGTACAALLQQIAALRGATNGLMAEVLESHFRETFGQARSTITPQTDPDTEIDAIMRILRTYLK is encoded by the coding sequence ATGCCGCATTCACCGGAAGATAAAAAACGTGCTCTCACACGTCTCAAGCGCATCAAGGGACAGGCCGAGGCACTTGAACGGGCTGTTGAATCCGGCACCGCATGCGCAGCCTTGCTGCAGCAGATCGCAGCCCTGCGCGGCGCCACCAACGGATTGATGGCGGAAGTGTTGGAAAGCCATTTTCGCGAGACGTTTGGGCAGGCGCGCTCGACAATTACGCCGCAAACTGATCCCGATACCGAAATCGACGCCATTATGCGAATTTTGCGGACCTATCTTAAATAG
- the hrpB gene encoding ATP-dependent helicase HrpB, producing MPKLPDLPVTRILPELDTALKTHASAVLVAPPGAGKTTLVPLHLLDADWRKDDMILVLEPRRLAARASARRMAALLNEEPGETVGYRMRLESKVSVKTKILVVTEGVFARMILDDPDLKGVAAVLFDEFHERSLDADFGLALALDVQAALREDLKILVMSATLDGARVASLLGDAPIIESEGRAFPVDIRYQDRKPGQRIEDAVVGTIQTVLGQENGSVLAFLPGQGEIERVAGILERVLPANVILAPLYGALEGQAQDAAIKPAPKGFRKVVLATSIAETSITIDGVRVVIDSGLARLPKYEPDTGLTRLETVRVSRASTDQRAGRAGRTEPGIAIRLWHQGQTASLPAFSPPEIQEADLSSLVLDAAAWGVTDPTALAFLDLPPKPALKEAKALLHRLCALDETGRLTRNGEAMRKFALPVRLAAMVLAAGQRGEAQKAAEIAMLLTERGLGGNDVDLETRFSRFRNDRSPRTQRAKGLAKRIVSSIAKEGTPANSSVGRMLIDAYPDRVAKARGTSGQFLLANGRGGEVDQASPLSRASWLVVTDMAGRAGRARILAAAEISEAEIREALHDRIESGRQVVYDAEKNALRAREAVRIGAVALSEKSLAAPRGAVADEGVIEALRTHGLDILPWSKDAQILRLRLSWLYRGLGDPWPKMNDEHLLETLEDWLLPFLTGEAQLSRISTHALKNGLMSLVPFERQRHVEQLAPTHFTVPTGSHIPIRYDAEEPVLAVRVQELFGLSTHPSIANGSVPLLLELLSPAHRPIQITRDLPGFWAGSWADVRSDMRGRYPKHVWPEDPANAQATRRAKPRGA from the coding sequence GTGCCGAAACTGCCCGATCTTCCAGTCACCCGCATTCTGCCTGAACTCGACACGGCATTGAAGACGCATGCAAGCGCAGTGCTCGTCGCGCCTCCCGGTGCGGGCAAGACCACGCTTGTGCCGCTCCATCTGCTGGATGCAGACTGGCGCAAGGACGATATGATCTTGGTTCTCGAACCCAGGCGTCTGGCCGCACGCGCCAGTGCGCGGCGTATGGCGGCATTACTCAATGAAGAACCGGGCGAGACGGTCGGCTATCGCATGCGGCTTGAAAGCAAGGTTTCGGTCAAGACCAAAATCCTTGTCGTAACCGAAGGCGTCTTTGCGCGTATGATCCTCGACGATCCTGATCTCAAGGGTGTTGCCGCCGTCCTTTTCGATGAGTTTCACGAGCGCAGTCTCGATGCCGATTTCGGTCTTGCGCTCGCGCTCGACGTGCAGGCGGCGCTGCGCGAGGATCTGAAAATCCTCGTCATGTCGGCAACGCTCGATGGCGCACGCGTGGCCTCCCTGCTTGGCGATGCACCAATCATCGAGAGCGAGGGCCGTGCTTTTCCGGTCGATATTCGCTATCAAGACCGCAAACCCGGTCAGCGCATCGAGGATGCGGTTGTGGGTACAATCCAGACAGTACTTGGTCAGGAGAACGGCAGCGTTCTGGCTTTTCTGCCTGGGCAGGGCGAAATCGAGCGCGTTGCAGGTATTCTCGAGCGAGTTTTGCCGGCTAATGTTATCCTTGCACCACTCTATGGTGCACTCGAAGGACAAGCTCAGGATGCGGCGATCAAGCCCGCGCCAAAAGGTTTTCGCAAGGTGGTGCTGGCAACATCAATAGCCGAAACCTCGATTACCATTGATGGGGTGCGCGTGGTGATCGATTCGGGCCTTGCGCGCCTGCCGAAATATGAACCTGATACTGGGCTGACGCGGCTTGAAACCGTGCGTGTCTCACGCGCCAGCACCGATCAGCGCGCCGGTCGCGCCGGGCGTACCGAACCGGGGATCGCCATCAGACTTTGGCACCAGGGCCAGACGGCATCTTTGCCAGCTTTTTCGCCGCCGGAAATTCAGGAGGCCGACCTCTCTTCCCTTGTGCTTGATGCAGCCGCATGGGGGGTGACCGATCCGACGGCCTTGGCCTTTCTCGATTTACCTCCGAAACCGGCGCTGAAGGAGGCAAAAGCACTTTTGCATCGGCTGTGTGCGCTTGATGAAACAGGGCGTTTGACGCGTAATGGTGAGGCCATGCGCAAGTTCGCTTTGCCGGTGCGCCTTGCCGCAATGGTGCTTGCGGCTGGCCAACGCGGTGAAGCGCAAAAAGCGGCGGAAATCGCCATGCTTTTGACCGAGCGCGGCCTTGGCGGCAATGATGTGGACCTTGAAACCCGCTTTTCACGCTTTCGTAATGATCGTTCACCGCGCACGCAACGCGCCAAGGGTCTTGCAAAGCGGATTGTCAGTTCGATAGCCAAGGAAGGTACGCCTGCCAATTCCAGCGTCGGGCGCATGTTGATCGATGCCTATCCCGACCGCGTTGCAAAAGCGCGTGGGACATCGGGGCAGTTTTTGCTGGCCAATGGTCGCGGCGGCGAGGTCGATCAGGCGTCACCCCTCAGCCGCGCATCCTGGCTGGTGGTGACGGATATGGCCGGGCGGGCCGGGCGCGCACGCATTCTTGCGGCGGCTGAAATATCAGAAGCTGAAATCCGCGAGGCGCTTCATGACAGGATCGAAAGCGGCCGGCAGGTCGTCTATGACGCGGAAAAGAACGCGCTTCGCGCCCGCGAAGCAGTGCGGATCGGCGCTGTTGCTTTGTCTGAAAAGTCGCTTGCCGCTCCAAGAGGTGCAGTCGCCGATGAAGGCGTGATAGAGGCGCTGCGCACGCATGGGTTGGACATCTTGCCATGGAGCAAGGACGCGCAAATCTTGCGCCTTCGTCTGAGCTGGCTCTATCGCGGCCTTGGCGATCCATGGCCGAAAATGAATGACGAGCATCTTCTGGAAACGCTTGAAGACTGGCTGTTGCCGTTTCTGACCGGTGAAGCGCAGCTTTCCCGTATCTCCACGCACGCGCTGAAAAATGGCCTGATGAGCCTTGTGCCCTTTGAGCGGCAACGCCATGTCGAGCAGCTCGCGCCAACGCATTTCACTGTGCCGACCGGCTCGCATATTCCCATCCGCTATGATGCAGAGGAGCCAGTTCTGGCAGTGCGCGTTCAGGAGCTTTTCGGCCTCTCCACTCATCCATCGATCGCCAATGGCAGTGTGCCCTTGTTGCTGGAGCTTTTGTCTCCTGCCCATCGCCCGATCCAGATAACCCGTGATTTGCCGGGTTTTTGGGCGGGCTCATGGGCTGATGTGCGCTCTGACATGCGTGGACGTTATCCCAAACATGTCTGGCCGGAAGATCCGGCCAATGCGCAAGCCACGCGAAGAGCGAAGCCGCGCGGCGCATAA
- a CDS encoding ActS/PrrB/RegB family redox-sensitive histidine kinase, whose product MHAEFDNRASNLSRRPRLTTLVRVRWLAIVGQTAAVMFVALYLQFPFQIGVCFALIAASAWLNLYLSFRFPASHRLTPMAASLGLGFDVLQLAGLLYLTGGLQNPFVIMMVVPVIISATALSARHTLALALLVVVCTSVLTVRYEPLPWYPGETLDLPLLFVIGIWCAIVSALGFTGVYAYRIAEETRQLGDALTATELILQREQHLTALDGLAAAAAHELGTPLATIALVVKEMQRSHMQDTGLAEDIALLHSQTQRCREILQRLTSLSSEGEEHMSRLPLSSLIEEVIAPHRDFGIRLDVHKQEGPKPEPVTRRNPGLLYGLGNLVENAVDFARENVIVTWGWEDNQVSVTIQDDGDGFKPEILDRIGEPYMSSRDSSQHGGGLGLGLFIAKTLLERSGAQITFRNRNNPGQGAEVRVIWPRSAFNRA is encoded by the coding sequence ATGCACGCAGAATTTGACAATCGCGCTTCCAATCTTTCCCGCCGCCCACGGCTGACCACGCTGGTCCGCGTGCGCTGGCTTGCCATTGTCGGGCAGACGGCAGCGGTTATGTTTGTAGCACTTTATCTGCAATTTCCGTTTCAGATAGGCGTCTGCTTTGCGCTGATCGCAGCCTCCGCATGGCTCAATCTCTATCTCTCGTTTCGCTTTCCCGCCAGCCACAGGCTGACACCGATGGCCGCCAGTCTCGGGCTTGGCTTCGACGTGCTTCAGCTTGCAGGCCTACTCTATCTGACCGGCGGGCTTCAAAACCCCTTCGTCATCATGATGGTCGTGCCAGTGATCATTTCGGCCACCGCGCTTTCGGCGCGTCATACATTGGCGCTGGCCCTTCTGGTCGTGGTCTGCACCTCGGTGTTGACGGTTCGCTATGAACCACTGCCCTGGTATCCGGGTGAAACGCTCGATCTGCCTTTACTTTTTGTCATTGGTATCTGGTGTGCCATCGTGTCTGCTTTGGGCTTTACCGGGGTCTATGCCTACCGCATTGCCGAAGAAACCCGTCAGCTCGGTGATGCCTTGACCGCAACCGAACTGATTTTGCAGCGCGAGCAGCACCTCACCGCGCTCGATGGTCTTGCCGCGGCTGCAGCGCACGAGTTGGGGACACCGCTTGCCACAATCGCACTCGTGGTCAAGGAAATGCAGCGTTCGCATATGCAGGATACGGGCCTTGCGGAAGATATCGCATTGTTGCATTCGCAGACCCAGCGCTGCCGGGAAATCCTGCAACGGCTAACCAGCCTGTCTTCGGAGGGCGAGGAGCATATGTCGCGTCTGCCGTTATCCTCGCTGATCGAGGAGGTGATTGCTCCGCATCGCGATTTCGGTATCAGGCTCGATGTGCACAAGCAGGAAGGGCCGAAGCCGGAGCCGGTAACGCGGCGCAATCCCGGTCTTCTTTACGGGTTAGGTAATCTGGTGGAGAATGCGGTCGATTTCGCGCGCGAAAATGTCATCGTCACCTGGGGCTGGGAAGACAATCAAGTCAGCGTGACCATTCAGGATGATGGCGATGGCTTTAAACCAGAAATTCTCGACCGTATCGGGGAACCTTATATGAGTAGTCGCGACAGCAGCCAGCATGGCGGCGGTCTGGGGCTTGGTTTGTTTATCGCCAAGACGCTACTGGAGCGTTCCGGCGCACAGATCACTTTCCGTAATCGCAACAATCCGGGGCAGGGGGCCGAGGTCAGGGTGATTTGGCCGCGCTCTGCATTTAACCGCGCATGA
- the regA gene encoding global response regulator transcription factor RegA, with protein sequence MDDLKQEDTEAIGSDPTLLLVDDDKPFLQRLARAMESRGFQVMTAESVEEGIAAAKAAAPAYAVVDMRLGDGNGLDIIEAIRTRRTDTRAIVLTGYGNIATAVNAVKLGAIDYLSKPADADEVFAALTRRPGEKVAPPENPMSADRVRWEHIQRVYEMCERNVSETARRLNMHRRTLQRILAKRAPR encoded by the coding sequence ATGGACGACTTGAAGCAGGAAGATACCGAAGCCATAGGCAGCGACCCCACCCTCCTTCTGGTTGATGATGACAAACCTTTCTTGCAGCGTCTGGCGCGTGCCATGGAGAGCCGGGGCTTTCAGGTGATGACAGCCGAATCGGTTGAAGAAGGTATCGCGGCGGCAAAGGCCGCTGCCCCCGCCTATGCCGTTGTGGATATGCGTCTGGGTGATGGAAACGGCTTGGACATCATCGAAGCCATCCGCACCCGTCGCACCGATACCCGTGCCATCGTGCTGACCGGCTATGGCAATATCGCGACGGCTGTGAATGCCGTAAAACTTGGTGCCATCGATTATCTTTCCAAGCCTGCGGACGCCGACGAAGTGTTTGCAGCGCTGACCCGCCGTCCGGGCGAGAAGGTTGCGCCGCCAGAAAATCCGATGTCGGCAGACCGTGTGCGCTGGGAGCATATTCAGCGCGTTTATGAAATGTGCGAACGCAATGTGTCCGAGACGGCGCGTCGGCTCAACATGCATCGCCGCACATTGCAACGCATCCTGGCCAAGCGCGCGCCTCGCTGA
- a CDS encoding MmcB family DNA repair protein — translation MPIVIPHRTHPLSDGRQSENALIVRRGVQRLFLEMGLAALPELPLASGRRADLIAVSRKGEIWIVEIKSSIEDWKADRKWPDYRDYCDRLFFATHPGVPQDIFPKDCGFILSDGYGAEILRDAPEHKLAGSTRKALMLRFARVGAARLTIAELAGLEVPETDLE, via the coding sequence ATGCCCATTGTGATTCCCCACCGGACGCATCCTCTTTCAGACGGAAGACAGTCGGAAAACGCCCTCATCGTGCGACGCGGTGTGCAACGACTTTTTCTGGAAATGGGGCTTGCCGCCCTACCGGAATTGCCGCTTGCGTCCGGCAGGCGTGCGGATCTCATCGCAGTCAGCCGCAAAGGTGAAATATGGATCGTGGAAATTAAATCCTCGATTGAGGACTGGAAGGCTGATCGCAAATGGCCGGACTATCGCGATTATTGTGACCGGCTGTTTTTTGCCACCCATCCGGGCGTACCGCAGGATATTTTCCCGAAAGATTGCGGCTTCATCCTCTCGGACGGATACGGAGCTGAAATCTTGCGCGATGCGCCCGAACACAAGCTTGCGGGCAGCACCCGCAAGGCGCTGATGCTGCGCTTTGCTCGTGTGGGTGCTGCGCGGCTGACAATAGCTGAGCTTGCAGGGTTGGAAGTGCCCGAAACAGACCTTGAATAG